The proteins below are encoded in one region of Microbispora sp. NBC_01189:
- a CDS encoding Uma2 family endonuclease: MTAAFPEWFYPGPPGGWTADMLDRLPPDAPPHVELIDGSLIMMSPQTAFHMFTLRLLERELTPPQDLCVVREMSVTLGLRQRPEPDLMIVKRSALPDLKTTSFKSEDVHLVVEVVSPESAERDRVTKPIKYSNAGIRYLWRIEQEDQHAVAYTFELEPSVKAYVPTGIHRKRLVTYAGFDVDIDLDLSQFMG, from the coding sequence ATGACCGCGGCTTTTCCTGAGTGGTTCTATCCCGGCCCGCCCGGCGGGTGGACCGCCGACATGCTCGACCGTCTACCCCCAGACGCGCCCCCACACGTCGAGCTGATCGATGGGTCCCTCATCATGATGTCCCCCCAGACGGCTTTCCACATGTTCACGCTCAGGCTGCTTGAGCGGGAGCTCACCCCTCCGCAGGACTTGTGCGTCGTCCGCGAGATGAGCGTCACCCTGGGCCTACGCCAGCGACCCGAACCGGACCTCATGATCGTGAAACGCAGCGCGCTTCCCGATCTCAAGACGACATCCTTCAAGTCTGAGGACGTTCATCTCGTCGTCGAGGTGGTCTCTCCCGAGTCGGCGGAGAGGGACAGAGTGACAAAGCCGATCAAGTACTCGAACGCCGGCATCAGATACCTCTGGCGGATAGAGCAGGAGGACCAGCACGCCGTCGCGTACACGTTCGAGCTGGAGCCGAGCGTCAAGGCGTACGTGCCGACGGGCATCCACCGCAAGCGCCTCGTCACCTACGCGGGGTTCGACGTGGACATCGACCTGGACCTGAGCCAGTTCATGGGCTGA
- a CDS encoding energy-coupling factor transporter transmembrane protein EcfT, with the protein MKGLTGAYVPGGSPLHRLPAGVKLAGLAVFCTVLLLLRPPAALAVAAAVVAALYAVSGVGVAAAWAQVRPVRWFALALFGVQLVVADLAGAVSSTLRVVLAIALAGLVTLTTRTGDLMAFLERCLAPARFAGLDPYRLSLLLSLTLRSVPVIAELATRVREAQRARGVERSPRAFAVPLVVGALRHADALGEALAARGLDD; encoded by the coding sequence GTGAAGGGCCTCACCGGCGCCTACGTGCCGGGCGGCTCACCCCTGCACCGGCTGCCCGCGGGCGTCAAGCTCGCCGGGCTCGCCGTGTTCTGCACGGTGCTCCTGCTGCTGCGCCCGCCCGCCGCCCTGGCGGTCGCCGCCGCCGTCGTGGCGGCCCTGTACGCCGTGTCGGGCGTGGGGGTGGCGGCGGCCTGGGCGCAGGTGCGGCCGGTCCGCTGGTTCGCCCTCGCCCTCTTCGGGGTGCAACTGGTGGTCGCGGACCTGGCCGGCGCGGTGTCGTCCACGCTCCGCGTCGTGCTCGCGATCGCCCTCGCCGGGCTGGTCACCCTCACGACGCGCACCGGCGACCTCATGGCCTTCCTGGAGCGGTGCCTCGCCCCCGCGCGGTTCGCCGGGCTCGATCCGTACCGCCTGTCGCTGCTGCTGTCCCTCACGCTGCGCAGCGTGCCGGTCATCGCGGAACTGGCCACCCGGGTCAGGGAGGCCCAGCGCGCCAGAGGGGTCGAACGGAGCCCGCGCGCCTTCGCCGTCCCGCTCGTGGTGGGCGCGCTGCGGCACGCCGACGCTCTGGGCGAGGCGCTCGCCGCCCGCGGCCTGGACGACTGA
- a CDS encoding inositol monophosphatase family protein: MDLEHARRIAVEAALAAGSTLRESVPGAAAARPKGTSGDVVTDLDLAAEKLIVERLRAEFPAHRIVAEESGVHAGSAAGSPDGPRGEGAAGWEWTWLVDPLDGTNNVAIGLPAYVVGLALCAGSRPVVGVVHEPVSGHTWSAVRDAGALGPAGPLTGPPRRDLPHGPVLGWTQGHGVSRRDPAARSLRMTMEVRARRVLQLWAPLLCWAMLARGDIDGMIGYHAEGLDLPAGALLAREAGVEIRGFDGVPFEASAEGPAEDRSFVAAPPTLVGDLLDLVAEARRLAPALPPM; this comes from the coding sequence GTGGACCTCGAACACGCAAGGCGGATAGCCGTGGAGGCCGCCCTGGCCGCCGGGTCGACGCTCCGGGAGAGCGTGCCGGGCGCGGCCGCCGCCCGCCCCAAGGGCACATCGGGCGACGTCGTGACCGACCTCGACCTGGCCGCCGAGAAGCTGATCGTCGAACGCCTCCGGGCGGAGTTCCCGGCCCACCGGATCGTGGCCGAGGAGTCGGGCGTCCACGCCGGCTCCGCTGCCGGATCCCCTGACGGCCCGCGCGGGGAGGGAGCGGCGGGCTGGGAATGGACCTGGCTGGTCGATCCCCTCGACGGCACCAACAACGTGGCGATCGGCCTCCCGGCGTACGTCGTGGGCCTGGCGCTGTGCGCGGGCTCCCGCCCGGTGGTGGGCGTCGTCCACGAACCGGTGTCCGGCCACACCTGGTCGGCCGTACGCGACGCCGGGGCGCTCGGGCCCGCCGGGCCGTTGACCGGGCCGCCGCGGCGGGACCTCCCGCACGGCCCGGTGCTGGGCTGGACGCAGGGCCACGGGGTCTCCCGGCGCGACCCGGCGGCGCGGTCGCTGAGGATGACGATGGAGGTCCGCGCCCGGCGGGTGCTCCAGTTGTGGGCGCCGTTGCTGTGCTGGGCGATGCTCGCCCGCGGCGACATCGACGGCATGATCGGCTACCACGCCGAGGGTCTCGACCTGCCCGCCGGGGCGCTGCTCGCGCGGGAGGCCGGGGTGGAGATCCGGGGGTTCGACGGCGTGCCCTTCGAGGCGTCGGCCGAGGGACCGGCCGAGGACCGCAGCTTCGTCGCCGCGCCGCCCACCCTGGTCGGCGACCTCCTCGACCTGGTCGCCGAGGCCCGCCGCCTCGCTCCCGCACTCCCGCCGATGTAG
- the uvrB gene encoding excinuclease ABC subunit UvrB, with protein sequence MTSMTDLKRRVAPFEVVTDMTPSGDQPTAIAELERRVNAGDKDTVLLGATGTGKTATVAWLIERVQRPTLVMQPNKTLAAQFANELREMLPNNAVEYFVSYYDYYQPEAYVPQSDTYIEKDSSINEEVERLRHSATWSLVSRRDVVVVASVSCIYGLGTPQEYVDRMVKLKVGQRMDRDQLLRKLVDMQYARNDLAFTRGTFRVRGDTVEVIPVYQELAVRIEMFGDEIEKLATLHPLTGEVVAEDDELHIFPASHYVAGPERMERAIGGIEAELAERLADLERQGKLLEAQRLRMRTTYDIEMMRQVGTCAGIENYSRHIDGRGPGTAPHTLLDFFPDDFLLVLDESHQTVPQIGAMYEGDASRKRTLVDHGFRLPSAMDNRPLKWEEFLGRIGQTVYLSATPGPYELGRGKGDVVEQVIRPTGLVDPEVVIKPTKGQIDDLMEEIRARAERDERVLVTTLTKKMSEDLTDYLLENGIRVRYLHSEVDTLRRIELLRELRMGEFDVLVGINLLREGLDLPEVSLVAILDADKEGFLRSETSLIQTIGRAARNVSGQVHMYADKITPSMERAIEETNRRRAKQVAYNEANGIDPQPLRKKIADILDSLVREDADTAQLLGGAGRQQSRGKAPVPGVASRGAGQHAKAIAGEMPRAQLESLIESLTDQMHTAAADLQFEVAARLRDEIKELKREVRDMREAGVK encoded by the coding sequence ATGACATCCATGACGGACCTGAAGCGCAGGGTCGCGCCCTTCGAGGTCGTCACCGACATGACGCCGTCCGGCGACCAGCCCACGGCGATCGCGGAGCTGGAGCGGCGGGTCAACGCCGGGGACAAGGACACCGTCCTGCTCGGCGCGACCGGCACCGGCAAGACGGCGACGGTCGCGTGGCTCATCGAGCGGGTCCAGCGGCCGACGCTGGTCATGCAGCCGAACAAGACGCTCGCCGCCCAGTTCGCCAACGAACTGCGCGAGATGCTGCCCAACAACGCGGTCGAATACTTCGTGTCCTACTACGACTACTACCAGCCCGAGGCGTACGTCCCGCAGAGCGACACCTACATCGAGAAGGACTCCTCGATCAACGAGGAGGTCGAGCGGCTGCGTCACTCGGCCACCTGGTCGCTGGTGTCCCGGCGCGACGTCGTGGTGGTCGCCTCGGTCTCCTGCATCTACGGCCTGGGCACCCCGCAGGAGTACGTCGACCGGATGGTCAAGCTCAAGGTCGGCCAGCGGATGGACCGCGACCAGCTGCTGCGCAAGCTCGTCGACATGCAGTACGCCCGCAACGACCTCGCCTTCACCCGGGGCACGTTCCGGGTGCGCGGCGACACGGTCGAGGTCATCCCCGTCTACCAGGAGCTGGCCGTCCGCATCGAGATGTTCGGCGACGAGATCGAGAAGCTGGCGACGCTCCACCCGCTGACGGGCGAGGTCGTCGCCGAGGACGACGAGCTGCACATCTTCCCCGCGTCGCACTACGTGGCCGGTCCCGAGCGGATGGAGCGGGCCATCGGCGGCATCGAGGCCGAGCTCGCCGAGCGGCTGGCCGACCTCGAACGGCAGGGCAAGCTGCTGGAGGCCCAGCGGCTGCGCATGCGCACCACCTACGACATCGAGATGATGCGTCAGGTCGGCACCTGCGCCGGCATCGAGAACTACTCCCGTCACATCGACGGGCGGGGGCCCGGGACGGCGCCGCACACGCTGCTCGACTTCTTCCCCGACGACTTCCTGCTCGTGCTCGACGAGTCGCACCAGACCGTCCCGCAGATCGGGGCCATGTACGAGGGCGACGCCTCGCGCAAGCGGACCCTCGTCGACCACGGGTTCCGCCTGCCGTCGGCCATGGACAACCGCCCGCTGAAGTGGGAGGAGTTCCTGGGGCGCATCGGCCAGACCGTCTACCTGTCCGCCACCCCCGGGCCGTACGAGCTGGGCCGCGGCAAGGGCGACGTGGTCGAGCAGGTCATCCGCCCCACCGGCCTGGTGGACCCCGAAGTGGTCATCAAGCCGACCAAGGGCCAGATCGACGACCTCATGGAGGAGATCCGGGCCCGGGCGGAGCGGGACGAGCGCGTCCTGGTCACCACCCTCACCAAGAAGATGTCCGAGGACCTGACCGACTACCTGCTCGAAAACGGCATCCGGGTCCGCTACCTGCACAGCGAGGTCGACACGCTGCGCCGCATCGAGCTGCTGCGCGAGCTGCGGATGGGCGAGTTCGACGTGCTCGTCGGCATCAACCTGCTGCGTGAGGGCCTCGACCTGCCCGAGGTGTCGCTGGTGGCGATCCTCGACGCCGACAAGGAGGGCTTCCTGCGCTCGGAGACCTCGCTGATCCAGACCATCGGCCGCGCGGCGCGAAACGTCTCCGGCCAGGTCCACATGTACGCCGACAAGATCACCCCGAGCATGGAGCGGGCGATCGAGGAGACCAACCGGCGCCGAGCCAAGCAGGTCGCCTACAACGAGGCCAACGGCATCGACCCGCAGCCGCTGCGCAAGAAGATCGCCGACATCCTCGACAGCCTGGTCCGCGAGGACGCCGACACCGCCCAGCTTCTCGGCGGAGCCGGGCGGCAGCAGTCGCGGGGCAAGGCGCCGGTGCCGGGGGTCGCGTCCCGTGGCGCGGGCCAGCACGCGAAGGCGATCGCGGGCGAGATGCCCCGCGCCCAGCTGGAGTCGCTGATCGAGTCGCTCACCGACCAGATGCACACCGCCGCCGCCGACCTGCAGTTCGAGGTGGCCGCCCGGCTGCGCGACGAGATCAAGGAACTCAAGCGGGAGGTCCGCGACATGCGCGAGGCCGGCGTGAAGTAA
- a CDS encoding serine hydrolase domain-containing protein, which yields MITSLRRAMAPILTAVAVLASAPLPADAHVNAHVNARAGVEDRVNAALKQWMTANGVSNAGLAVMRDNALTGSYGYNEISAETPVNVASLSKAITAVCLMSLIDNGRLRFDTRLAAMPRSFRLRLGYRASRTARDITIEQLLRHTSGITYDPTQNGLVGVRNAFSSDVPLVRRALARPISAKHDEVYNNINYAILGLVIQSVTGQPYESYCRRMALAPRGATGRIGPGTRAMKAFGGWEISAVDYAMFARAFDPRARLLSPAAHRFIDASAVSGRPAASLGVFVVPTAHGRNLFHHGNWQSTATRPNAFSAFFAMWDNGISVVVTYDRNLTDAARVSLDNTLRQATYS from the coding sequence GTGATCACTTCACTGAGGCGCGCCATGGCGCCGATCCTGACGGCGGTGGCGGTGCTGGCCTCCGCGCCGCTCCCCGCCGACGCCCATGTCAACGCCCACGTCAACGCCCGGGCGGGCGTCGAGGACCGCGTCAACGCCGCGCTGAAACAGTGGATGACCGCCAACGGCGTCAGCAACGCCGGGCTCGCCGTGATGCGCGACAACGCTCTCACCGGTTCCTACGGCTACAACGAGATATCGGCGGAGACGCCGGTCAACGTGGCCTCGCTGTCGAAGGCGATCACCGCCGTCTGCCTCATGTCGCTCATCGACAACGGGCGGCTCCGGTTCGACACGCGGCTCGCGGCGATGCCACGGAGTTTCCGGCTGCGCCTGGGATACCGGGCGAGCCGGACGGCTCGCGACATCACCATCGAGCAGCTTCTCCGGCACACCAGCGGGATCACCTACGATCCCACGCAGAACGGGCTGGTCGGCGTCAGGAACGCCTTCTCTTCGGACGTGCCCCTCGTGCGCCGCGCCCTGGCGCGGCCGATCAGCGCCAAGCACGACGAGGTTTACAACAACATCAACTACGCGATCCTCGGTCTCGTCATCCAGAGCGTCACCGGGCAGCCGTACGAGAGTTACTGCCGCCGGATGGCGCTGGCGCCGCGCGGTGCGACGGGCAGGATCGGCCCCGGCACCCGCGCCATGAAGGCGTTCGGCGGCTGGGAGATCTCGGCGGTGGACTACGCGATGTTCGCCCGCGCCTTCGACCCGCGCGCCCGGCTGCTCAGCCCTGCCGCGCACCGCTTCATCGACGCCTCCGCCGTCAGCGGCAGGCCTGCCGCGTCCCTGGGCGTGTTCGTGGTGCCCACGGCGCACGGGCGCAATCTGTTCCACCACGGGAACTGGCAGTCCACGGCGACCCGGCCGAACGCCTTCAGCGCCTTCTTCGCCATGTGGGACAACGGCATCTCGGTGGTGGTGACCTACGACCGCAACCTGACGGACGCCGCCCGCGTCTCGCTGGACAACACCTTGCGGCAGGCCACCTACAGCTGA
- a CDS encoding acyltransferase — translation MSFVKRAVGRMAHRWWAYVREAAAVSPAATGGYRFRSLGEGACISFPQGAIFGEQWIEIGPHTLVGERVSITAGMGPGVDLGPDPIVRIGGGCSIGRGSHIVGHQSIDIGDDVFTGPYVYITDQNHVYDDPETPIGRQWPRNRPVSIGAGSWIGTGAIILPGTRIGRQSVVAGGAVVRGEFPDHSVIAGVPAKVVRRHSPGLGWHSPSAIARTPLPPPHPAGRPAPLS, via the coding sequence ATGTCGTTCGTGAAGCGCGCCGTGGGCCGCATGGCCCACCGCTGGTGGGCCTACGTGCGGGAGGCGGCGGCGGTAAGCCCCGCCGCCACCGGCGGATACCGGTTCCGCAGCCTGGGCGAGGGAGCGTGCATCTCGTTCCCGCAGGGCGCGATCTTCGGCGAGCAGTGGATCGAGATCGGCCCGCACACGCTGGTCGGGGAGCGGGTCTCGATCACGGCCGGGATGGGGCCCGGCGTGGACCTGGGCCCGGACCCGATCGTCCGGATCGGCGGGGGCTGCTCGATCGGCCGGGGCAGCCACATCGTCGGCCACCAGTCGATCGACATCGGCGACGACGTGTTCACCGGCCCCTACGTCTACATCACCGACCAGAACCACGTGTACGACGACCCCGAGACGCCGATCGGCCGCCAGTGGCCGCGCAACAGGCCGGTCTCGATCGGCGCGGGTTCCTGGATCGGCACGGGGGCGATCATCCTGCCCGGAACCCGGATCGGCCGCCAGTCGGTGGTCGCGGGCGGCGCGGTCGTCCGCGGCGAGTTCCCGGACCACTCGGTGATCGCCGGCGTACCGGCCAAGGTCGTCCGCCGGCACTCCCCCGGCCTCGGCTGGCACAGCCCCTCCGCGATCGCCCGCACCCCCCTCCCCCCACCCCACCCGGCAGGCAGACCCGCCCCGCTGTCCTGA
- a CDS encoding DUF4126 domain-containing protein — MFAALTGLGLSTAAGLNAYIPLLLVGVLARVTDAVRLPHEYAWLSDTWVLAIIAVLLVAEFVLDKVPVVDHVNDLIQTAVRPASGGVVFSATAAAAKLDNSAWMADHPAVGWMLGIAVALAVHLLKAGTRPVINATTAGVGAPVVSMVEDVGSVGMSLIAIFLPVLVVVALAVLAFVAWRMLRRVRRFREARRARAASPPV, encoded by the coding sequence ATGTTCGCGGCGCTCACCGGGCTCGGGCTGTCGACCGCGGCCGGGCTCAACGCGTACATCCCGCTGTTGCTCGTCGGCGTGCTGGCACGCGTGACCGACGCGGTACGGCTGCCGCACGAGTACGCCTGGCTGTCCGACACCTGGGTCCTCGCGATCATCGCGGTGCTGCTGGTCGCCGAGTTCGTCCTCGACAAGGTGCCGGTGGTCGACCACGTCAACGACCTGATCCAGACGGCGGTGCGGCCGGCGTCCGGCGGGGTGGTCTTCAGCGCCACGGCCGCCGCGGCCAAGCTCGACAACTCGGCCTGGATGGCCGATCATCCGGCGGTGGGCTGGATGCTGGGCATCGCGGTGGCCCTCGCCGTGCACCTGCTCAAGGCCGGGACCCGGCCGGTGATCAACGCCACCACGGCCGGCGTGGGCGCGCCGGTGGTGAGCATGGTCGAGGACGTCGGCTCAGTCGGGATGAGCCTGATCGCGATCTTCCTGCCGGTGCTCGTCGTGGTGGCACTGGCCGTGCTGGCGTTCGTCGCCTGGCGGATGCTGCGCCGCGTACGAAGGTTCAGGGAGGCGCGCCGCGCCCGCGCGGCGTCCCCGCCCGTCTGA